In a genomic window of Methylovirgula sp. 4M-Z18:
- a CDS encoding efflux RND transporter permease subunit — MTNFNLSDWAIRHRSLVTYFMLIIAIAGIGSYFRLGRSEDPDFTIKTMVVQVEWPGATVSDMLEQITDRVERKLQETPSLDYVKSYTSPGKATIFVNLKDSTPSAQVPDIWYQVRKKVGDIRGTLPSGIIGPGFNDEFGDTYGIVYGFTADGFTHRELKDYVEDVRKRLLQLPNISKIDVLGAQDERIYVEFSAEQLAGLGIQRSALLAALQAQNSVTPAGVVQTDDEKILVRVSGAFRSEQDILSVNFVANGRIIRLGDIAHVTRGPADPAQPMFRVNGHDAIGLAIAMSKGGDILALGHSVAKTMTDITANLPVGIEPTLIANQPVTVANAVADFMEALWEAVAIVLCVSLVSLGLRAGAVVALSIPLVLAAVFVVMSLVGIDLQRISLGALIIALGLLVDDAMITVETMVTRLEQGDDKEHAATFAYTSTAFPMLTGTLVTVTGFVPIGFARSGAGEYTFSIFAVVAIALLASWIVAVIFAPLLGTWILKKPKVTHSEEPGPIMRRFRALLVLAMRARWMTLLITLSLFGTALYGMRLVPQQFFPPSDRPELLVDLQLPENASIYATRNLSTHFDKILTGDKDIDHWSTNIGQGSVRFYLPLNVQLPNDSFAQAVIVTKGLEQRERVKAKLEKALAEQFPNVVGRVYPLELGPPVGWPIQYRVEGPQADEVRTIAFKVAQLVGSNPNAKNVNYNWMDPARTVRIRVDQDQVRLLGLSSQDLAQALNTVMSGTTATQVRSGIYLVDVLARASAEQRMSLTTIRTLQVPLPNGRTIPLSQIASVDYGQEYPIVWQRDRRPTVTVQADLMPGIQAATVVQDLEPKIAQLSASLPSGYHIDVGGSVEESNKAQTSVIVVMPLMFMLMLTVLMLQLQGFNRLFLVLSVAPLGIIGVVAALLLSDKPLGFVALLGVLALTGMIARNSVILIDQIEKEKAHGRHPWDAVVEATTRRFRPILLTAAAAILGMIPIAPTIFWGPMAYAIMGGLAAATLLTLVFLPALYITWFRIKRPDPQVRAEGLQQVNADFSQGHSVEAT; from the coding sequence ATGACGAACTTCAACCTCTCCGATTGGGCAATCCGGCATCGCTCCCTCGTCACCTATTTCATGCTGATCATTGCGATCGCGGGCATCGGATCTTATTTCCGGCTCGGACGGAGCGAGGACCCGGACTTCACCATTAAGACGATGGTTGTACAGGTCGAATGGCCGGGAGCAACGGTCAGCGATATGCTGGAGCAGATCACAGATCGTGTGGAGCGCAAGCTTCAGGAAACGCCCAGCCTTGATTATGTGAAGAGTTATACGTCTCCAGGCAAGGCCACCATTTTTGTCAACTTGAAGGACTCGACGCCCTCGGCTCAGGTCCCGGACATCTGGTATCAGGTGCGCAAGAAGGTTGGCGATATCCGCGGCACACTGCCGAGTGGGATCATCGGCCCAGGCTTCAATGACGAGTTCGGCGATACCTATGGCATCGTCTATGGCTTCACTGCAGACGGATTCACCCACCGCGAGTTGAAAGACTATGTGGAAGACGTCCGCAAGCGGCTGCTGCAATTGCCAAATATTTCGAAAATCGATGTTCTCGGGGCCCAGGACGAACGCATCTATGTAGAATTCTCGGCCGAGCAATTGGCGGGCTTAGGCATTCAGCGCTCGGCGCTGCTGGCTGCTTTGCAGGCCCAAAACTCGGTGACGCCCGCTGGTGTGGTGCAAACGGACGACGAGAAGATTCTCGTGCGTGTGTCTGGCGCGTTCCGCTCCGAGCAGGACATTCTCAGCGTTAATTTTGTCGCGAATGGTCGCATCATTCGCCTAGGTGACATCGCCCATGTGACGCGCGGCCCCGCTGACCCCGCTCAACCGATGTTCCGCGTCAACGGACACGACGCGATTGGGCTGGCGATTGCCATGAGTAAGGGCGGCGACATCTTGGCTCTCGGCCACAGTGTTGCAAAGACCATGACGGATATTACCGCAAATCTCCCCGTCGGGATCGAGCCCACGCTCATTGCCAATCAACCCGTGACGGTCGCAAATGCGGTGGCCGATTTCATGGAGGCTCTTTGGGAGGCGGTTGCCATCGTTCTTTGCGTGAGTTTGGTCAGCCTTGGCCTGCGCGCGGGCGCCGTAGTCGCCTTGTCAATTCCCCTCGTTCTTGCGGCGGTTTTCGTCGTGATGAGTTTGGTTGGCATTGATCTTCAGCGCATCTCGCTCGGCGCGCTTATCATCGCTCTCGGCCTTTTAGTCGATGATGCCATGATCACCGTCGAGACCATGGTTACAAGGCTGGAGCAAGGTGATGACAAAGAGCATGCCGCGACCTTTGCCTATACATCCACAGCTTTTCCGATGCTTACCGGCACGCTCGTTACGGTTACAGGCTTCGTGCCCATCGGTTTCGCGCGCAGCGGCGCAGGCGAGTACACATTTTCGATTTTCGCTGTGGTGGCCATCGCCTTGCTCGCGTCTTGGATCGTTGCAGTCATCTTTGCGCCATTGCTGGGCACTTGGATTCTTAAGAAGCCCAAAGTGACGCACTCCGAAGAACCAGGCCCGATCATGCGCAGGTTCCGCGCCTTGCTGGTCCTCGCTATGCGTGCGCGTTGGATGACGCTGCTCATCACGCTCAGCCTCTTTGGCACGGCCCTCTATGGCATGCGCCTCGTTCCGCAACAGTTTTTCCCGCCATCTGACCGGCCCGAATTGCTCGTGGATTTGCAGCTTCCGGAAAATGCGTCGATCTATGCAACCCGCAATCTTTCGACCCACTTCGACAAGATTTTGACGGGCGACAAAGACATCGACCATTGGAGCACGAATATCGGCCAGGGGTCCGTCCGGTTCTACCTACCACTCAATGTTCAATTGCCAAACGACTCATTCGCCCAGGCGGTGATCGTCACCAAGGGGCTTGAGCAGCGCGAGCGCGTAAAAGCCAAGCTGGAAAAGGCGCTGGCGGAGCAGTTCCCCAATGTCGTAGGGCGTGTCTATCCGCTTGAACTTGGACCGCCCGTCGGATGGCCGATCCAATATCGGGTGGAGGGACCACAAGCGGACGAAGTGCGTACGATCGCGTTCAAGGTGGCACAGTTGGTCGGGTCCAACCCCAACGCGAAAAATGTTAACTACAACTGGATGGATCCGGCGCGGACCGTCAGAATCCGGGTGGACCAGGATCAAGTTCGCCTTCTAGGACTAAGCTCGCAGGATCTAGCCCAAGCGCTCAACACTGTCATGTCTGGCACGACTGCCACCCAAGTGCGTAGCGGCATCTATCTTGTTGATGTGTTGGCGCGGGCTTCGGCGGAGCAGCGTATGTCGCTAACGACTATTCGGACGCTTCAAGTGCCGCTGCCGAACGGGCGGACTATTCCTTTGAGTCAAATTGCCTCGGTCGATTACGGCCAGGAATATCCCATCGTTTGGCAGCGTGACCGGCGCCCCACCGTCACCGTGCAGGCGGATCTCATGCCGGGGATTCAGGCTGCGACCGTAGTGCAGGATTTGGAACCGAAGATCGCGCAGCTGAGCGCCAGCCTGCCGAGTGGCTATCATATCGACGTTGGCGGGAGCGTTGAGGAAAGCAACAAGGCGCAGACGTCGGTCATCGTCGTTATGCCGCTGATGTTCATGCTCATGCTCACGGTATTGATGCTTCAACTCCAGGGGTTCAATCGCCTGTTCCTAGTGCTCAGCGTGGCTCCTCTCGGGATCATTGGGGTGGTTGCGGCGCTTCTATTGTCCGACAAACCATTAGGGTTCGTGGCGCTGCTTGGCGTGCTGGCACTCACAGGCATGATCGCACGTAATTCGGTGATCCTGATCGATCAAATCGAAAAGGAGAAAGCCCATGGGCGCCATCCATGGGACGCAGTGGTTGAAGCGACAACCCGTCGGTTCCGCCCGATCTTGCTGACGGCAGCTGCGGCCATTCTCGGGATGATCCCGATCGCTCCGACTATTTTTTGGGGACCGATGGCTTATGCGATCATGGGCGGCCTCGCAGCTGCGACGCTTCTGACCCTCGTCTTCCTTCCGGCGCTCTACATAACCTGGTTCCGGATCAAGCGACCTGATCCACAGGTGCGCGCCGAAGGGCTTCAGCAAGTCAATGCGGATTTTTCGCAAGGACACTCGGTGGAAGCGACATGA
- a CDS encoding efflux RND transporter periplasmic adaptor subunit, whose translation MIKRKITAIALLALTLAGCHEDQPSPPEARPVRTVTIERRAEGETVSLIGQIRAKDQVSLAFRLDGRMIERPVHVGDVLTVGQIVAKLDPENQENALRSAQATLTSANAQLTQARLNFARVQQGVKDEWASHAQFEAAQESLASTQAQVDSAQAQENNAQNQLGYAVLSADAPGSVTAVGAEPGEVVHAGQMVVQLARQGGLDAVFDVPEELIRTGPRDPAVEIALTQDPQVRATGRVREVAPEADAATRTFQIKVGITNPPETLRLGATVTGRIKLSAPAGVEVPASALTEANGHPAVWVVDPKSQTVSLRNVVVLRYDPASLVISQGLENGEFVVTAGIQTLFPGQKVRLLGDNQ comes from the coding sequence ATGATTAAACGCAAGATTACAGCCATTGCCCTGCTCGCCTTAACCCTCGCAGGCTGTCATGAGGATCAACCTTCGCCGCCTGAAGCGCGACCGGTCCGTACAGTGACGATCGAACGGCGTGCCGAAGGCGAGACCGTCTCGCTGATCGGGCAGATTCGCGCAAAGGATCAAGTCAGCCTCGCCTTTCGCCTTGATGGTCGCATGATCGAGCGACCGGTGCATGTCGGCGATGTGCTGACAGTTGGTCAGATCGTCGCCAAGCTTGATCCCGAGAACCAGGAAAATGCGCTGCGTTCGGCGCAAGCGACTCTCACGTCGGCCAATGCGCAACTGACCCAAGCGCGGCTCAATTTTGCACGTGTGCAGCAGGGCGTGAAGGATGAATGGGCGTCCCATGCTCAATTCGAGGCAGCCCAAGAAAGCCTTGCCAGCACCCAGGCGCAAGTCGACTCAGCACAGGCACAGGAGAATAATGCACAGAATCAATTAGGTTATGCTGTTCTGTCGGCTGATGCTCCCGGTTCGGTGACGGCGGTTGGTGCCGAACCAGGCGAAGTCGTCCATGCCGGGCAAATGGTTGTTCAACTTGCGCGTCAAGGTGGACTCGATGCCGTGTTCGACGTCCCCGAAGAACTCATCCGGACCGGGCCGCGCGACCCAGCCGTCGAGATCGCGCTGACGCAGGACCCGCAAGTGAGAGCGACCGGTCGTGTGCGGGAAGTTGCGCCTGAGGCTGATGCGGCGACTCGGACATTCCAGATCAAGGTTGGCATCACTAACCCGCCAGAAACCCTGCGCTTGGGCGCAACCGTTACGGGCCGCATAAAATTATCCGCGCCTGCCGGCGTAGAAGTGCCGGCGAGTGCTCTTACCGAGGCCAATGGACACCCGGCAGTCTGGGTGGTCGATCCGAAAAGCCAGACAGTGTCTCTACGTAATGTGGTGGTTCTACGTTACGATCCGGCTTCCCTCGTCATTTCGCAGGGGCTGGAAAATGGTGAATTTGTCGTCACAGCTGGCATTCAGACTTTGTTCCCTGGCCAAAAGGTTCGCCTGTTGGGAGACAACCAATGA
- a CDS encoding TetR/AcrR family transcriptional regulator: MAIHSGSTQIASTTRRSGSREAIVDAAQRLFLERGFGAVSMDELAEAAGVARRTLYNQFANKEEIFREMLLRVSRQLESAFPPGVETQGGVEEVLRLIARVILDLHKSLEYLGFLRMVVADSRQFPWIAEELAVVMNPQTERLVRFLAHLTSLGVLNCRNPTLAAHQFMGALNDLSLWPWMLGRPRLPVPDDEVIEETVQMFLKYYRSAPIKESRS, from the coding sequence ATGGCAATTCACAGCGGTTCAACCCAAATCGCCTCGACCACCCGGCGCAGCGGGTCACGAGAGGCCATAGTGGACGCGGCCCAGCGCCTGTTCTTGGAACGCGGTTTCGGTGCGGTAAGCATGGATGAGCTGGCCGAAGCCGCAGGCGTGGCACGGCGCACGCTCTATAATCAGTTCGCAAACAAGGAGGAGATTTTCCGGGAGATGCTTTTGCGGGTGTCACGCCAGCTTGAGAGCGCTTTCCCACCCGGAGTCGAGACTCAGGGTGGCGTTGAAGAGGTTCTGCGTCTCATCGCGCGTGTGATCTTGGATTTACATAAGAGCCTAGAATATCTCGGATTCCTCCGCATGGTTGTTGCGGACTCGCGTCAATTTCCCTGGATTGCCGAAGAGTTGGCAGTCGTTATGAACCCTCAAACGGAGCGACTTGTACGCTTCCTCGCCCATCTGACATCCTTGGGTGTCCTAAACTGCCGTAACCCGACCTTAGCGGCCCATCAGTTCATGGGCGCGCTGAACGATCTGTCTTTATGGCCGTGGATGCTTGGTCGCCCCCGCCTCCCTGTTCCGGACGACGAGGTGATCGAAGAGACGGTCCAGATGTTCCTGAAGTACTACCGGTCGGCCCCGATCAAGGAATCGCGATCGTGA